A genomic window from Micromonospora violae includes:
- a CDS encoding histidine phosphatase family protein, whose protein sequence is MTRLIVWRHGNTDWNAANRVQGQLDVPLNERGRDQARAAAPLLAALRPDAIVASDLSRAAETAAALAALTGLPVRTDARLRERRFGQWQGLHLTEVAERFPDEYARWRAGDPNPGADVEPLHDLGERVGAALREAAEAAAGGTVVIATHGGASRQGMGHLLGWDTGVLRSVGSLANCHWSELRHDDRAPAIGRPQDVSGWQLRAHNVGLITAPVAVDAV, encoded by the coding sequence ATGACCCGACTGATCGTCTGGCGGCACGGCAACACCGACTGGAACGCCGCCAACCGCGTCCAGGGGCAGCTCGACGTACCCCTCAACGAGCGTGGTCGCGACCAGGCTCGCGCCGCCGCGCCGCTGCTCGCGGCGCTGCGGCCCGACGCCATCGTGGCCAGCGACCTGAGCCGCGCCGCGGAGACCGCCGCTGCGCTCGCCGCGCTGACGGGCCTGCCGGTCCGCACCGACGCCCGGCTGCGCGAGCGGCGCTTCGGCCAGTGGCAGGGTCTGCACCTCACCGAGGTCGCCGAGCGATTTCCCGATGAGTACGCGCGCTGGCGGGCCGGCGACCCCAACCCGGGCGCGGATGTGGAGCCCCTGCACGACCTCGGCGAGCGGGTCGGTGCCGCGCTGCGGGAGGCGGCCGAGGCCGCAGCCGGCGGCACGGTGGTGATCGCCACTCACGGTGGCGCCTCCCGACAGGGCATGGGCCATCTGCTGGGCTGGGACACCGGCGTGCTGCGCTCCGTCGGCTCGCTGGCCAACTGCCACTGGAGTGAGCTACGGCACGACGACCGTGCGCCGGCCATCGGGCGTCCGCAGGACGTCAGTGGCTGGCAGTTGCGGGCGCACAACGTCGGCCTGATCACCGCCCCGGTCGCCGTCGACGCGGTCTGA
- the rsfS gene encoding ribosome silencing factor: MTVSERAHELAIAAAQAAADKKAQDIAIIDVGDQLAITDAFVLAAAPNERQVLAIVDAIEESLLELPEKAKPVRREGERGGRWVLLDYVDIVVHVQHTEEREFYGLDRLWKDCPTIPFVDRDLVEADASGSAAAE, from the coding sequence GTGACAGTTTCCGAACGCGCTCACGAGCTGGCCATCGCGGCTGCCCAGGCCGCCGCCGACAAGAAGGCGCAGGACATCGCGATCATCGACGTCGGCGACCAGCTCGCCATCACCGACGCGTTCGTGCTCGCCGCTGCCCCCAACGAGCGTCAGGTGCTGGCCATCGTCGACGCCATCGAGGAGAGCCTGCTGGAGCTGCCGGAGAAGGCGAAGCCGGTGCGGCGCGAGGGCGAGCGTGGTGGCCGTTGGGTGCTGCTCGACTACGTCGACATCGTGGTGCACGTCCAGCACACCGAGGAGCGCGAGTTCTACGGGCTCGACCGCCTCTGGAAGGACTGCCCCACCATCCCGTTCGTCGATCGCGACCTGGTCGAGGCCGACGCCAGCGGGTCCGCCGCAGCCGAATGA
- a CDS encoding glycosyltransferase, whose protein sequence is MSSLRPTGDVRRATRWPDAEDEGAGTSPIRLPMTYVLPLRWHSDAGLVELTDYLRGLADRVEVLVVDGSPTDLFARHAQTWRGLARHLPPDPGEPGLNGKVRGVHTGVRAAGHEQVVIADDDVRYDEAALIAVHRLLGRADLVRPQNYFDPLPWHAWWDTGRTLLNRAFGADYPGTLAVRRSTFLAMGGYDPDVLFENLELIRTVRRHHGTEAAPAWLYVRRLPPEAAHFRGQRVRQAYDDLAQPARLVTALAVLPGLAAAVASRRPGLLLGAAAGVVVLAEAGRRRAHGGRVFPPSTALAAPLWLLERGICSWLAVGRRFLLGGVRYNGTRIRHAATPAPQTRAILRTIAGMGQG, encoded by the coding sequence ATGTCCTCTCTCCGCCCTACCGGCGACGTCCGGCGCGCCACCCGCTGGCCGGACGCCGAAGACGAGGGCGCCGGCACGTCGCCGATCCGCCTACCGATGACGTACGTGCTGCCACTGCGGTGGCACTCCGACGCCGGCCTGGTCGAGCTGACCGACTACCTGCGTGGGCTTGCTGACCGGGTCGAGGTGCTCGTGGTCGACGGCTCGCCTACGGACCTCTTCGCACGGCACGCGCAGACGTGGCGCGGGTTGGCGCGGCACCTCCCCCCGGACCCGGGTGAGCCCGGGCTCAACGGCAAGGTGCGTGGGGTACACACCGGCGTCCGCGCGGCCGGCCACGAGCAGGTGGTGATCGCCGACGACGACGTCCGGTACGACGAGGCCGCACTGATCGCGGTACACCGCCTGCTGGGCCGGGCCGACCTGGTACGACCGCAGAACTACTTCGACCCGTTGCCCTGGCACGCCTGGTGGGACACCGGTCGCACGCTGCTCAACCGGGCGTTCGGGGCGGACTACCCGGGCACCCTCGCCGTCCGGCGCAGCACCTTCCTCGCCATGGGCGGGTACGACCCGGACGTGCTCTTCGAGAACCTGGAGCTGATCCGCACCGTACGCCGACACCACGGCACCGAGGCCGCCCCGGCCTGGCTGTACGTCCGCCGGCTACCTCCGGAGGCCGCGCACTTCCGCGGTCAAAGGGTCCGTCAGGCGTACGACGACCTGGCTCAGCCGGCGCGCCTGGTGACCGCACTCGCGGTGCTGCCGGGGCTGGCGGCGGCGGTCGCGTCGCGCCGGCCCGGGCTGCTGCTCGGCGCGGCGGCCGGGGTCGTCGTCCTGGCCGAGGCGGGTCGCCGCCGCGCACACGGAGGTCGCGTGTTCCCACCGAGCACGGCCCTGGCCGCCCCGCTCTGGCTGCTGGAACGGGGCATCTGCAGCTGGCTGGCGGTCGGCCGACGGTTCCTGCTGGGCGGCGTCCGCTACAACGGCACCCGAATCCGTCACGCGGCGACCCCTGCCCCGCAGACCCGCGCGATCCTGCGCACCATCGCGGGGATGGGCCAGGGATAG
- the nadD gene encoding nicotinate-nucleotide adenylyltransferase, giving the protein MEEDIRRIGIMGGTFDPIHHGHLVAASEVADRFGLDEVVFVPTGQPWQKADEPVSPAEDRYLMTVIATASNPRFQVSRVDIDRTGPTYTVDTLRDLQAEYGPKVQLFFITGADALQRILSWKDLDEIFELAHFIGVTRPGFPLTDKHLPADTVSLIQVPAMSISSTDCRARVARGEPVWYLVPDGVVQYIAKRSLYQR; this is encoded by the coding sequence GTGGAGGAAGATATCCGGCGGATCGGGATCATGGGTGGCACCTTCGACCCGATCCACCACGGGCACCTCGTCGCGGCCAGCGAGGTGGCGGACCGGTTCGGTCTGGACGAGGTGGTCTTCGTCCCCACCGGGCAGCCGTGGCAGAAGGCTGACGAGCCGGTCAGCCCGGCCGAGGACCGGTACCTGATGACCGTGATCGCCACCGCCTCCAACCCTCGTTTCCAGGTCAGCCGGGTCGACATCGACCGTACGGGGCCGACGTACACGGTCGACACCCTGCGCGACCTTCAGGCTGAGTACGGCCCGAAGGTGCAGTTGTTCTTCATCACCGGCGCGGACGCCCTGCAACGCATCCTGTCGTGGAAGGACCTGGACGAGATCTTCGAGTTGGCCCACTTCATCGGCGTGACCCGGCCCGGTTTCCCGCTGACTGACAAGCACCTTCCGGCGGACACCGTCAGCCTGATCCAGGTGCCCGCGATGTCCATCTCGTCGACCGACTGTCGCGCCCGGGTCGCCCGAGGGGAGCCGGTCTGGTATCTGGTGCCGGACGGTGTGGTGCAGTACATCGCCAAGCGGAGCCTCTATCAACGCTGA
- a CDS encoding DUF3618 domain-containing protein encodes MSTDPDQIRREIEATRNSLSSDVDALAYKVSPSRIVNDRKQRARSALQKVRDKVMGTASDLGHGTGQAAHSVGDRASSAASSVSDAAHTAATTVSDAAHSAPQVIRQKSQGNPLAAGLIAFGVGWLASSLIPASRREQQAASQVKAKVSEHSGVVKEKLGEVASELREPAQHAADSVKSTAQDAVHAVKDDTRSAAHDVKDQAKHHATS; translated from the coding sequence ATGAGCACCGATCCCGATCAGATCCGCCGGGAGATCGAAGCCACCCGTAACAGCCTCAGCTCCGACGTGGATGCGCTGGCGTACAAGGTCAGCCCCAGCCGGATCGTCAACGACCGCAAGCAGCGGGCCCGTTCCGCTCTGCAGAAGGTGAGGGACAAGGTCATGGGAACCGCGTCTGACCTCGGCCACGGCACCGGCCAGGCCGCTCACTCGGTGGGTGACCGCGCCTCGTCGGCGGCCTCCAGCGTCAGCGACGCCGCGCACACGGCGGCGACCACTGTCAGCGACGCGGCGCACAGCGCACCGCAGGTGATCCGGCAGAAGTCCCAGGGCAACCCGCTCGCCGCCGGGCTCATCGCGTTCGGGGTCGGCTGGTTGGCCTCGTCGCTGATCCCGGCCTCCCGCCGCGAGCAGCAGGCCGCCAGCCAGGTGAAGGCCAAGGTCAGCGAGCACAGCGGGGTGGTGAAGGAGAAGTTGGGCGAGGTGGCCAGTGAGCTGCGCGAGCCGGCCCAGCACGCCGCCGATTCGGTGAAGTCCACCGCTCAGGACGCCGTGCACGCGGTCAAGGACGACACCAGGTCCGCCGCCCACGACGTCAAGGACCAGGCGAAGCACCACGCCACTTCCTGA
- a CDS encoding DUF397 domain-containing protein, whose protein sequence is MAQHPKGDFDLSRAVWQRAEGDTSDSAVEVAFVDDLIGMRNSAEPEGPVLVFTQAEWDAFVAGAQDGEFDLD, encoded by the coding sequence ATGGCGCAGCACCCCAAGGGCGACTTCGACCTCTCTCGGGCGGTCTGGCAGCGGGCCGAGGGGGACACCTCCGACAGCGCCGTCGAGGTCGCCTTCGTCGACGACCTGATCGGGATGCGCAACTCGGCCGAGCCGGAAGGGCCGGTGCTGGTCTTCACCCAGGCCGAGTGGGACGCGTTCGTGGCCGGCGCGCAGGACGGCGAGTTCGACCTGGACTGA
- the pepN gene encoding aminopeptidase N: protein MPSLTRVEATARGAAITVESYEVDLDLTGDGDLFRSRVEIRFRATAGAATFVEVKPAKLLGVRLNDRDLDPDLRTDNRLPLDDLAAENTLVVEAEMAYSNTGEGMHRFVDPTDGETYLYAESFLDNAQRIFAAFDQPDLKAPFTLSVTAPPQWIVAGNAALAANPAPGRWEFAPSEPLATYFFSLIAGPYHVRRAEHDGIPLGIYCRRSLAAHLDADAEEIFTITRQCLDRFHQLFTERYPFGKYDQAFVPEFNAGAMENPGLVTFRDDFVFRSAVTDTQREQRAGTIAHEMAHMWFGDLVTMRWWDDLWLNESFAEYLGTRVSAEATRFDQAWTTFAMRRKAWGYAADQRPSTHPIAPREVADAEEGLLNFDGISYAKGASVLRQLVAWLGDEAFLAGLNAHFAAHRFGNATLADLLGSLSTSSGRDLSDWAELWLRRPQVNTLRAEVTVDADGRYTEVAVVQTAPESHPVLRPHRIGVGRYSTDGTGRRDEVDLDPSADGGRTVLGALAGEPAAQLLLLNDGDLTFAKVRLDPVSADAVPLVLPKLTDPLARAVLWREALDTATDGERPVTGLIDLLVAALPAETEVIIAEDVLTLSRSLVDRYLDPPTRSTALARVAQACRRLLDGAPAGGSLQLAAARGWIAATTDADLLVGWLAGRDVPAGLQVDAELRWAVLRRLVVLGAAGAAEIALEAAADNSSTGAERAAYCRAALPDPAAKQATWDIIVRDTELSSRLLEAAAEGFWQPEQADLTAAYVDRYFAEMPAAAQRRTPWTADRVAALAFPRYAVAQPTREAAAALLARDDLTPGLRRVVTDADDDLRRALIARTAVAAASV, encoded by the coding sequence ATGCCAAGCCTGACCCGTGTAGAGGCGACCGCGCGTGGCGCGGCGATTACTGTCGAGTCCTATGAAGTGGATCTCGACCTGACCGGTGACGGCGACCTGTTCCGCTCCCGCGTCGAGATCCGCTTCCGGGCCACCGCCGGCGCCGCGACCTTCGTCGAGGTCAAGCCCGCCAAACTGCTCGGCGTACGCCTCAACGACCGCGACCTCGATCCCGACCTGCGCACCGACAACCGGCTGCCACTCGACGACCTGGCCGCGGAGAACACGCTCGTCGTCGAGGCCGAGATGGCGTACTCCAACACCGGCGAGGGGATGCACCGCTTCGTCGACCCGACCGACGGCGAGACCTACCTCTACGCCGAGTCGTTCCTCGACAACGCGCAGCGCATCTTCGCCGCGTTCGACCAACCCGACCTCAAGGCCCCGTTCACCCTCTCGGTCACCGCCCCGCCGCAGTGGATCGTCGCCGGCAACGCCGCACTGGCCGCCAACCCGGCCCCCGGGCGCTGGGAGTTCGCCCCGAGCGAGCCCCTGGCCACGTACTTCTTCTCGCTGATCGCCGGGCCGTACCACGTTCGGCGAGCCGAGCACGACGGCATACCGCTGGGCATCTACTGCCGCCGGTCGCTCGCCGCGCACCTGGACGCCGACGCCGAAGAGATCTTCACCATCACCCGGCAGTGCCTGGACCGGTTCCACCAGCTCTTCACCGAGCGCTACCCGTTCGGCAAGTACGACCAGGCGTTCGTGCCCGAGTTCAACGCCGGCGCGATGGAGAACCCGGGCCTGGTCACCTTCCGTGACGACTTCGTGTTCCGGTCGGCGGTCACCGACACGCAGCGCGAGCAGCGGGCCGGCACCATCGCCCACGAGATGGCCCACATGTGGTTCGGTGACCTGGTCACCATGCGCTGGTGGGACGACCTGTGGTTGAACGAGTCCTTCGCGGAATACCTCGGCACCCGCGTCTCCGCCGAGGCGACCCGGTTCGACCAGGCCTGGACCACCTTCGCCATGCGCCGCAAGGCTTGGGGGTACGCCGCCGACCAGCGGCCCTCCACCCACCCGATCGCCCCGCGGGAGGTCGCCGACGCCGAGGAGGGCCTGCTCAACTTCGACGGCATCTCGTACGCCAAGGGGGCCAGCGTGCTGCGGCAGCTGGTCGCGTGGCTCGGCGACGAGGCATTCCTCGCCGGTCTGAACGCGCACTTCGCCGCACACCGCTTCGGCAACGCCACCCTCGCCGACCTGCTGGGCAGCCTCTCCACCAGCAGCGGACGGGACCTGTCCGACTGGGCCGAGCTGTGGTTGCGCCGCCCGCAGGTCAACACGCTGCGGGCCGAGGTCACCGTGGACGCCGACGGGCGCTACACCGAGGTGGCCGTGGTGCAGACCGCGCCCGAGTCGCACCCGGTGCTGCGCCCGCACCGGATCGGCGTGGGTCGCTACTCGACGGACGGCACCGGGCGGCGCGACGAGGTGGACCTCGACCCGAGCGCCGACGGCGGCCGGACCGTGCTCGGTGCGCTGGCGGGCGAGCCGGCGGCCCAGCTGCTCCTGCTCAACGACGGTGACCTCACCTTCGCGAAGGTACGCCTCGACCCGGTGTCGGCGGACGCCGTCCCACTGGTGCTGCCCAAGCTGACCGACCCGCTGGCGAGGGCGGTGCTCTGGCGCGAGGCGTTGGACACGGCGACCGACGGGGAGCGGCCGGTCACCGGCCTGATCGACCTGCTGGTCGCCGCGCTGCCCGCCGAGACCGAGGTGATCATCGCGGAGGACGTGTTGACGCTCAGCCGGTCCCTGGTCGACCGCTACCTCGACCCGCCGACCCGGTCCACGGCGCTGGCCAGAGTCGCGCAGGCGTGTCGGCGGCTGCTCGACGGCGCGCCGGCCGGAGGTTCGTTGCAGCTCGCCGCCGCACGGGGTTGGATCGCCGCGACCACCGACGCGGATCTGCTCGTCGGTTGGCTCGCCGGCCGGGACGTGCCGGCCGGTCTGCAGGTCGACGCGGAGTTGCGCTGGGCGGTGCTGCGCCGGCTGGTGGTGCTGGGCGCCGCCGGTGCGGCAGAGATCGCCCTTGAGGCCGCCGCCGACAACAGCTCCACGGGCGCGGAACGAGCCGCCTACTGCCGGGCGGCCCTGCCCGACCCGGCGGCGAAGCAGGCGACCTGGGACATCATCGTGCGGGACACCGAGCTGTCCAGTCGGCTCCTGGAGGCGGCGGCCGAGGGTTTCTGGCAACCCGAACAGGCCGACCTGACCGCCGCCTACGTCGATCGGTACTTCGCGGAGATGCCGGCCGCCGCGCAGCGGCGTACCCCCTGGACGGCTGACCGGGTGGCGGCCCTGGCGTTCCCCCGCTACGCCGTGGCGCAACCCACCCGGGAGGCGGCCGCGGCGCTGCTGGCCCGCGACGACCTGACTCCCGGCCTGCGTCGGGTGGTGACCGACGCCGACGACGACCTGCGTCGCGCGCTGATCGCCCGGACGGCGGTGGCCGCCGCCTCGGTCTGA
- a CDS encoding FAD-dependent monooxygenase encodes MTTVRTAIVIGGGIAGPVTALALRRAGITATVYEAYPSTANGIGGTLALAPNGVAALRTVGVHQAVTAIATPIDRNALAVGRRRIDLPTLTGVPPLHVVHRAALHRVLHDQASAVGVPYVYGKRLVDVEETGDGVLARFEDGSTATADILVGADGIRSTVRGLIDPAAPGPRFTGLLGFEAVARHEVDAEPGTMTFAFGRRGYYLYWPEPGGGTRWGANLPQQRPMSLVEARAVPAEQWLDTLRASYGDDDPGRELILTSTADDLQVVGSLQIMPPVPHWYRGRMVLVGDAAHAPSNSSGQGASLAIESAVQLARCLRDLPDVQTAFAAYVRLRRTRVEKVAARAARINHAKAPGAVARTLMPLLMPLMVRTVLDPEKTVAHEQRYVIDWDEPVTAEPALR; translated from the coding sequence ATGACCACGGTACGAACCGCGATCGTCATCGGCGGTGGCATCGCCGGGCCGGTGACAGCGCTCGCGCTGCGCCGCGCCGGCATCACCGCAACCGTCTACGAGGCGTACCCCAGCACGGCCAACGGCATCGGCGGCACCCTCGCCCTCGCGCCCAACGGTGTGGCGGCTCTGCGTACGGTCGGCGTCCACCAGGCGGTGACGGCGATCGCGACACCGATCGACCGCAACGCCCTGGCCGTCGGCCGCCGCCGCATCGACCTGCCCACGCTGACCGGGGTGCCGCCGCTGCACGTGGTGCACCGGGCCGCGCTGCACCGGGTGCTGCACGACCAGGCATCCGCTGTGGGAGTGCCGTACGTGTACGGCAAGCGGCTGGTCGACGTCGAGGAGACCGGCGACGGCGTGCTGGCACGTTTCGAGGACGGGAGCACCGCGACCGCTGACATCCTCGTCGGCGCGGACGGGATCCGCTCCACGGTGCGGGGTCTCATCGACCCGGCCGCGCCCGGCCCCCGGTTCACCGGGCTCCTCGGCTTCGAGGCGGTGGCCCGGCACGAGGTGGACGCCGAGCCGGGAACGATGACGTTCGCGTTCGGGCGACGCGGCTACTACCTGTACTGGCCGGAGCCCGGTGGCGGCACCCGGTGGGGGGCCAACCTGCCACAGCAGCGGCCGATGAGCCTCGTCGAGGCCCGGGCGGTGCCGGCGGAGCAGTGGCTGGACACGCTGCGCGCCAGCTACGGCGACGACGACCCGGGTCGGGAGCTGATCCTGACCAGCACCGCCGACGACCTCCAGGTGGTCGGGTCGTTGCAGATCATGCCGCCCGTGCCGCACTGGTACCGGGGCCGGATGGTGCTGGTCGGCGATGCGGCGCACGCGCCGTCGAACAGTTCGGGGCAGGGCGCGTCACTGGCGATCGAGAGCGCGGTGCAGCTCGCCCGGTGTCTGCGCGACCTGCCGGACGTCCAGACGGCGTTCGCCGCGTACGTGCGGTTACGTCGTACCCGGGTGGAGAAGGTGGCGGCCCGCGCGGCCCGGATCAACCACGCCAAGGCGCCCGGTGCGGTCGCGCGGACGCTGATGCCGTTGCTGATGCCGCTGATGGTGCGCACGGTGCTGGACCCGGAGAAGACCGTCGCGCACGAGCAGCGCTACGTCATCGACTGGGACGAGCCGGTCACGGCGGAACCCGCCCTGCGCTGA
- a CDS encoding cytochrome P450: MASMPADRSPDSTLALLRAGYRFIGERCERYGSDVFRTRILLAPTICLRGRPAAELFYDTDRFQRATAMPLRVQRTLTGRGGVQGLDGREHSDRKAMFMSIMTPAAIRRLGQLFDDEWQSRITAWEGAGPVSLYDELGRSLTRVVCAWAGVPLPASQVERRAVELHAMIEAPAVIGRRHWRGRLARYRAERWLADLVERTRVGFAPAPDGSALAVIAEHRDRRGDLLPRRIAAVELLNVLRPVVAVDQYIAFAALALHDHPAWRERVRADDEATEHFVQEVRRYYPFFPIAAARVRRAFDWQGHHFPKGWRVLLDLYGTNHHPTLWPQPELFRPERFADRQVDPFELVPQGGGEHWAGHRCAGEWITIDLMKRAVTNLTTTMRYDVPVQNLALDLHRMPALPPLRLTLTNVRRTA; the protein is encoded by the coding sequence ATGGCGAGCATGCCGGCGGACCGCAGCCCGGACAGCACGCTCGCGCTGCTCCGCGCCGGCTACCGGTTCATCGGCGAGCGGTGTGAGCGGTACGGCAGCGACGTCTTCCGGACCCGGATCCTGCTCGCCCCGACCATCTGCCTGCGCGGCCGGCCGGCGGCGGAGCTGTTCTACGACACCGACCGCTTCCAACGGGCCACCGCGATGCCGCTGCGGGTGCAGCGGACCCTGACCGGTCGGGGCGGGGTGCAGGGGCTGGACGGGCGGGAGCACTCCGACCGCAAGGCCATGTTCATGTCGATCATGACGCCGGCCGCGATCCGGCGGCTCGGTCAGCTCTTCGACGACGAGTGGCAGAGCCGGATCACCGCCTGGGAGGGCGCCGGCCCGGTGTCGCTCTACGACGAGCTGGGGCGGTCGCTGACCCGGGTGGTCTGCGCGTGGGCCGGGGTGCCGCTGCCCGCGTCGCAGGTCGAGCGACGCGCCGTCGAACTGCACGCCATGATCGAGGCACCGGCGGTGATCGGCCGTCGGCACTGGCGGGGCCGGCTGGCCCGGTACCGCGCCGAACGCTGGCTCGCCGACCTCGTCGAACGGACCCGGGTCGGTTTCGCTCCAGCGCCGGACGGCAGCGCCCTGGCCGTGATCGCCGAACACCGCGACCGGCGCGGCGACCTCCTCCCCCGGCGGATCGCGGCGGTGGAGTTGCTCAACGTGTTGCGCCCGGTGGTCGCCGTCGACCAGTACATCGCCTTCGCCGCGCTCGCTCTGCACGACCACCCGGCCTGGCGGGAACGGGTCCGCGCGGACGACGAGGCCACCGAGCACTTCGTCCAGGAGGTACGCCGCTACTACCCGTTCTTTCCGATCGCGGCGGCCCGGGTCCGCCGGGCCTTCGACTGGCAGGGCCACCACTTTCCGAAGGGGTGGCGGGTGCTGCTCGACCTCTACGGCACCAACCACCACCCGACGCTGTGGCCGCAACCGGAGCTGTTTCGCCCGGAGCGGTTCGCCGACCGCCAGGTGGACCCCTTCGAGCTGGTCCCGCAGGGCGGCGGCGAGCACTGGGCCGGGCACCGCTGCGCCGGCGAGTGGATCACCATCGACCTGATGAAGCGGGCGGTCACCAATCTGACCACCACCATGCGCTACGACGTGCCGGTCCAGAACCTGGCCCTGGACCTGCACCGGATGCCCGCGCTGCCGCCCCTGCGTCTGACCCTCACCAACGTCCGCCGCACCGCCTGA
- a CDS encoding PadR family transcriptional regulator, which yields MPKRRKVGNLLALAVLSALVQRPMHPYEIATALHAWGKDQDMEFKWGSFYTVIGNLDKHHLIEAVQSMREGRRPERTVYRITDAGRAELVDWARELVSTPMAEHPRFRAGLSVLAALHPDEATDLLRQRLDLLEGAIRRDRETLDAHLREIPRLFLVESEYDLAIRDAEAAWLRALLAELTSGSYPGLDTWRAFHETGEMPAELTELAARTSTPKAGADTTSDRRADTTG from the coding sequence GTGCCGAAGCGGCGCAAGGTCGGCAACCTGTTGGCGCTGGCTGTGTTGTCCGCACTGGTCCAACGGCCGATGCACCCGTACGAGATCGCCACCGCACTGCATGCCTGGGGCAAGGACCAGGACATGGAGTTCAAGTGGGGGTCCTTCTACACAGTTATCGGCAACCTGGACAAACACCACCTGATCGAGGCGGTGCAGAGCATGCGCGAGGGCCGACGGCCGGAACGCACCGTCTACCGGATCACCGACGCGGGGCGGGCGGAGCTGGTCGACTGGGCTCGCGAGCTGGTCTCCACGCCGATGGCGGAGCACCCCCGTTTCCGGGCCGGGTTGTCGGTGCTCGCCGCACTGCACCCGGACGAGGCCACCGATCTGTTGCGGCAACGGCTCGACCTGCTGGAGGGCGCGATCCGCCGGGACCGCGAAACCCTCGACGCGCACCTGCGGGAGATTCCGCGACTGTTCCTGGTGGAGTCGGAGTACGACCTCGCCATCCGGGACGCGGAGGCGGCCTGGCTACGGGCGCTGCTCGCGGAGCTGACGTCGGGGAGCTACCCCGGCTTGGACACCTGGCGGGCGTTCCACGAGACCGGCGAGATGCCGGCCGAGTTGACCGAGTTGGCCGCGAGAACCAGCACCCCGAAGGCCGGCGCCGACACCACAAGCGACCGGAGGGCTGACACCACCGGCTGA